From a single Apium graveolens cultivar Ventura chromosome 2, ASM990537v1, whole genome shotgun sequence genomic region:
- the LOC141706855 gene encoding protein transport protein SEC24 A-like, whose translation MGTEDPNRAYIPSRPAPSPFAATQSIRPNLLTRPMAGPDASVFRPTPPPQQTSTPFSSSGPVGSGPAIRPNMHPALLTTTPFSSAGPVSGSETHEFRPSYSARSIAPSTNVLPPPSGPPTSGPFQRFPSPQFPSTTQVPPPQTSPAVQPFFSPPTRPHISTGPTVPPPQTINTMPSCMNIPNSAVDSSIFAPRPNLQSSFSQRGPSNFARGTMQSAYQAYPGKQPPVVTQPPPVKSAAFVSHQENYHASPPPGPTPYLSPQSVYGAPPVAPSTGPFSREQMRPTGSGPPLGPAQGLIEDFSSLTVGSVPGSFDSGIDPKALPRPLDGDVKPKSFADMYPMNSDSRYIRLTTSAIPNSQSLVSRWHLPLGAVVCPLAEAPVGEEVPVVNFASMGIIRCRRCRTYVNPYVTFTDSGRKWKCNICALLNDVPPEYYAPLDATGRRNDLDQRPELSKGSVEFVAPPEYMVRPPMPTLYFFLIDVSVSAVRSGMIQVVAETIKSCLDRLPGSSRTQIGFITYDSTIHFYNIKSSLTQPQMMVVSDLDDMFVPLPDDLLVNLSESRSVVEALVDSLPSMFQDNVNVESAFGPALKAAFMIMSQLGGKLLVFQNTLPSLGVGRLRLRGDDIRVYGTDKEHTSRIPEDPFYKQMAADFTKYQISANVYAFSDKYNDVASLGILAKYTGGQLYYYPSFQSAIQKEKLRHELARDLTRETAWEAVMRIRCGKGVRFTSYHGNFMLRSTDLLALPAVDCDKAYAMQLSLEDTLLTTQTVYFQVALLYTSSNGERRIRVHTMAAPVVAELGEMYRQADTGAIVSLLSRLAIEKSLSYKLEEARNSILLRLVKALREYRNLYAVQHRVGNRMIYPESLKFLPLYALAIFKSTPLRGGYGDVQLDERCAAGYTIMALPVNKLLKLLYPTLVRIDEHLVKALQKTDEFKNICKALPLTAESLDSRGLYLFDDGFRFVIWFGKMLSPNIAMNLLGDDFTTDYSRVSLSERDNEMSRKLMHLLQTFRECDPSYYQLCHLVRQGEQPREGFFMLANLVEDQVGGMNGYVDWIQQIHRQIQQNA comes from the exons ATGGGGACTGAAGATCCCAACCGTGCATATATACCTTCACGCCCTGCCCCCTCACCCTTTGCTGCAACCCAAAGTATTAGACCTAATTTATTAACCCGCCCTATGGCTGGTCCAGATGCCTCTGTCTTTCGGCCAACCCCGCCTCCTCAACAAACCAGTACCCCATTTTCATCATCAGGACCAGTCGGATCTGGTCCTGCTATAAGGCCGAATATGCATCCTGCACTACTGACCACAACTCCTTTTTCGTCAGCAGGGCCCGTGTCTGGTTCAGAGACCCATGAATTCAGACCTTCATACTCAGCAAGGTCTATTGCTCCATCCACAAATGTGCTACCACCACCATCGGGTCCACCAACTTCAGGACCCTTTCAACGTTTTCCATCCCCACAATTTCCTTCAACGACTCAAGTACCGCCTCCTCAGACTTCACCTGCAGTACAACCTTTTTTCTCCCCACCAACTAGGCCTCATATTTCAACAGGACCAACTGTACCCCCACCTCAAACTATAAACACTATGCCGTCATGTATGAATATTCCCAACTCAGCTGTAGATTCTTCAATTTTTGCTCCGAGACCGAACTTGCAGTCATCATTTTCCCAGAGGGGTCCATCTAATTTTGCTCGTGGAACTATGCAATCAGCTTACCAGGCCTATCCTGGTAAGCAACCTCCTGTTGTCACCCAACCCCCACCTGTAAAGTCTGCAGCATTTGTTTCTCATCAAGAGAATTACCATGCTTCTCCTCCGCCAGGACCCACTCCCTACCTTTCTCCTCAAAGTGTTTACGGAGCTCCTCCAGTCGCACCATCTACTGGCCCATTCTCGAGGGAGCAAATGAGACCTACAGGATCTGGACCTCCTTTGGGACCTGCCCAAGGATTAATAGAAGATTTTAGTTCGCTCACTGTGGGGTCTGTTCCTGGATCTTTTGATTCAGGAATTGATCCAAAGGCGTTACCACGGCCCTTGGATGGTGACGTGAAGCCAAAATCTTTTGCTGATATGTACCCTATGAATTCTGATTCCAGATATATACGGCTAACAACTAGTGCAATACCAAATTCACAGTCTTTAGTTTCCCGGTGGCATTTGCCTCTTGGTGCAGTTGTTTGTCCGCTTGCTGAAGCTCCTGTTGGG GAGGAAGTGCCAGTTGTTAATTTTGCTTCAATGGGGATCATTCGCTGTAGAAGATGTCGCACATATGTGAATCCCTACGTGACTTTTACGGATAGTGGGAGAAAGTGGAAATGCAACATCTGCGCTCTGCTTAATGATG TTCCTCCCGAATATTATGCTCCTTTAGACGCCACTGGTAGAAGAAATGATTTGGATCAGCGGCCCGAGCTCAGCAAAGGTAGCGTGGAGTTCGTTGCTCCACCTGAATACATGGTGCGGCCACCCATGCCAACACTTTATTTTTTCTTGATCGACGTGTCTGTATCTGCAGTCAGAAGTGGGATGATTCAG GTGGTGGCAGAAACTATCAAGTCTTGTTTGGATAGGTTGCCAGGAAGCTCCAGGACACAGATTGGGTTCATTACTTACGATAGCACAATTCACTTCTATAATATTAAG TCGTCTTTAACGCAACCCCAAATGATGGTAGTGTCGGATCTGGATGATATGTTCGTTCCCTTGCCAGATGATCTCCTTGTTAACTTGTCAGAATCAAGAAGTGTTGTGGAAGCACTAGTGGATAGTTTGCCTTCCATGTTTCAGGACAATGTCAACGTGGAATCTGCTTTTGGTCCAGCACTTAAAGCTGCATTCATGATCATG AGTCAACTTGGTGGAAAATTGTTGGTTTTCCAGAATACACTGCCGTCACTTGGTGTTGGTCGCTTAAGGTTGCGTGGTGATGATATTCGTGTTTATGGAACAGACAAAGAGCACACATCAAGGATACCAGAAGATCCATTTTATAAGCAAATGGCTGCTGATTTCACCAAGTACCAGATTTCTGCCAATGTGTATGCATTCAGCGACAAGTATAACGACGTAGCTTCCTTAG GTATCCTGGCCAAATATACTGGTGGACAGTTGTATTACTATCCAAGTTTCCAATCTGCCATTCAAAAAGAGAAGTTAAGGCATGAGTTAGCCAGAGACCTAACTAGAGAAACTGCCTGGGAAGCTGTTATGAGGATAAGATGTGGAAAGG GTGTGCGTTTTACCTCTTATCATGGGAACTTCATGCTGAGATCAACTGATCTATTAGCTCTACCAGCAGTAGACTGTGATAAAGCTTATGCAATGCAGTTATCTTTAGAGGACACGTTACTGACAACTCAGACAGTGTATTTCCAGGTTGCCTTATT ATACACTTCCTCTAACGGTGAAAGGCGGATAAGGGTACACACAATGGCAGCACCCGTTGTTGCAGAGTTAGGAGAGATGTATCGACAGGCTGACACTGGTGCAATTGTTTCGCTGCTTTCCAGACTAG CCATTGAGAAAAGTCTGTCTTACAAACTAGAAGAAGCTCGCAATTCTATTTTACTCAGACTCGTCAAAGCTCTCAGAGAATATCGAAATTTATATGCTGTGCAGCATCGTGTAGGAAACAGGATGATCTATCCAGAATCATTAAAATTCCTCCCCTTGTATGCCTTAGCAATTTTTAAATCGACACCCCTACGTGGGGGTTATGGCGATGTTCAACTTGATGAACGCTGTGCAGCAGGATACACCATAATGGCCTTACCTGTAAATAAACTTTTGAAGCTTCTGTACCCTACATTGGTGCGAATCGACGAGCACCTCGTAAAA GCACTTCAAAAAACCGATGAATTCAAAAATATATGCAAAGCACTACCACTTACTGCAGAGAGCTTAGATTCTCGTGGTCTTTATTTATTTGATGACGGTTTTAGGTTTGTTATCTGGTTTGGAAAAATGCTTTCACCAAATATTGCCATGAATCTCCTTGGTGATGACTTTACGACAGATTACTCAAGG GTTTCTTTATCTGAGCGTGACAATGAAATGTCAAGGAAGCTAATGCACCTACTTCAAACGTTTAGGGAGTGTGACCCATCCTATTATCAGTTGTGTCATCTTGTTAGACAAGGTGAACAACCCAGAGAAGGTTTCTTCATGTTGGCAAATCTAGTCGAGGACCAAGTAGGTGGTATGAATGGCTATGTTGACTGGATACAGCAAATCCATCGGCAAATTCAGCAAAACGCATGA